The following coding sequences are from one Calothrix sp. PCC 6303 window:
- a CDS encoding GNAT family N-acetyltransferase, giving the protein MDNTAPWNRSTINYPPIYKGVGGNLIDFAVVRSNELGYQGRIGLHALPGAIAFYKKLKIGLLDCGPDPDEPDNLVYFETLRRKL; this is encoded by the coding sequence TTGGATAATACTGCACCGTGGAATCGTTCTACCATCAATTACCCTCCTATTTACAAAGGTGTTGGTGGTAACTTAATTGACTTTGCTGTTGTTCGTAGCAACGAGTTGGGATATCAAGGACGTATTGGACTCCACGCCCTTCCAGGCGCAATCGCATTTTACAAAAAGCTTAAAATAGGATTACTTGATTGTGGTCCCGACCCCGATGAACCCGATAACTTAGTTTACTTTGAAACCTTACGTAGGAAATTATGA
- a CDS encoding DUF3854 domain-containing protein, with the protein MESLTNTASNQENKVNNSQSSAVISPSEKLRLRLNSKHYEQCTVNRGLLPEWIEINCRSVDISSASELLGYTAKSSGIWLEGTNYQGQLRPDKPWRSDNKSNEKAPKYRSPRGEYDVMLPIHPVIANYWDDLEALKLLCYTIDGHPCLVLTEGFFKAIAGCSHDLPTIALLGVEMGLTPASADPQGKRYLVPGLEKFARAGFGFIHAFDADCATNSNVVMAQRKLVNQIKKFKVPQYIVTGLWEVDESFQNKNKGMDDYIMNHGADNFKREILAKAVNIERWEKLFESSGSYVNQQKITPKIAMQILADRYRHEWKYDAERQVWRRWNGKIWEAEQELIFTQVVYRALEEIPNINYGYFSFIENTVRFLKSELVDKHWQTFNRMEWIAFNDCVYEVKTGKTHPHAPGFGFISVLEHNFPKLVAIDPTSTLLDQLRINAPNFYAWAMYSQKGDPLKVMKLLAIVNGVIKFRFVDLQMFVHLQGVPGSGKGTYARLLEKVVGKPNHTSAKLHKLGDDNVIAAIIDKQLVICPDEKKRTCDFSGLLSLTGGDNIPYIAKYKPQANGKFYGTIVVISNSNPFVGDVTGIDRRLSLVTFDESLPIRDTDVENKMQAEVPELTALALRMPDQQVTNLIKGEGDAAIPDFKRQQWLHKTENDSVALFMEEMLIPASPDKFVMLGGKGDDARTLYGAYIRMCDENNSKSLFTKNNFRGHLLELCREMGWRSVREARQGNGWRIYGVLLREVSDTSSRISDRLGECRECRECKPGVDPNRDLKPLFSKESVGNVDNFMSDLLSKENQISHQLRQENSREGNVTSPISCEENNREGNVTSPISCEENNREGNIPSSMSREENNREGNIPSSMSREENSHEGNIPPPMSREENSREENITSPTSRGENSREENLTSPIVYTPTHSSQGEDLRSAQPEKQVYTAYTETDAATTELSNHSPSLLEQMLEAWDTQVVLGKLVLSASETELETATAQCTLSEIAYIKEAANSAWRPGLNRDADYMGKRVEIMQAGQSREITVKTQAGSLIKVKRGNLRPWLGL; encoded by the coding sequence ATGGAATCTTTAACAAACACTGCCTCTAACCAAGAAAACAAAGTAAATAATTCTCAATCCTCCGCAGTTATATCTCCTAGCGAAAAGCTGCGGTTGCGCTTAAATAGCAAGCATTACGAGCAATGCACCGTCAATAGAGGCTTATTGCCAGAATGGATTGAAATTAATTGCCGCAGCGTTGACATTTCATCGGCATCAGAATTATTAGGGTACACAGCAAAATCATCTGGTATCTGGCTCGAAGGTACAAACTACCAAGGACAGTTACGTCCTGATAAACCTTGGAGAAGCGACAATAAATCCAACGAAAAAGCTCCAAAATATCGCAGTCCTCGCGGCGAATATGATGTCATGCTGCCCATTCATCCAGTGATAGCAAATTATTGGGATGACTTAGAGGCATTAAAATTATTGTGCTACACCATTGACGGACATCCCTGCTTGGTGCTAACAGAAGGATTTTTCAAAGCGATCGCTGGATGTTCCCACGACCTACCCACCATTGCCCTCCTGGGGGTAGAAATGGGTTTAACACCAGCCAGTGCTGACCCCCAAGGTAAGCGTTACCTTGTTCCTGGTCTAGAAAAATTTGCTCGTGCAGGTTTTGGTTTTATCCACGCATTTGACGCTGACTGTGCCACAAACTCAAACGTAGTCATGGCTCAAAGAAAGCTGGTTAACCAAATTAAAAAATTTAAAGTACCGCAATACATCGTTACGGGGTTGTGGGAAGTTGATGAATCGTTTCAAAATAAAAATAAAGGTATGGACGATTACATCATGAATCATGGGGCGGATAATTTTAAACGAGAAATCCTGGCTAAAGCCGTGAATATTGAAAGGTGGGAGAAGTTATTCGAGTCTTCGGGTTCCTATGTTAACCAACAAAAAATAACTCCCAAAATTGCCATGCAGATACTAGCAGACCGTTATCGACACGAGTGGAAATATGATGCAGAACGCCAGGTATGGCGCAGGTGGAACGGAAAAATCTGGGAAGCAGAACAGGAGCTAATTTTCACCCAGGTGGTTTACCGCGCACTCGAAGAAATACCCAATATTAATTATGGTTACTTTTCCTTTATCGAAAATACAGTCAGGTTCCTCAAAAGCGAGCTAGTAGACAAGCATTGGCAAACCTTTAATCGCATGGAGTGGATTGCTTTCAACGATTGTGTCTATGAGGTGAAAACAGGTAAAACTCACCCACATGCCCCTGGATTTGGGTTTATTTCCGTCCTTGAACATAATTTTCCCAAATTGGTAGCAATTGACCCCACAAGCACCTTACTCGACCAATTACGAATTAACGCCCCCAACTTTTACGCCTGGGCTATGTATTCCCAAAAAGGCGACCCGCTAAAAGTTATGAAACTACTAGCGATAGTTAACGGTGTCATCAAATTCCGGTTTGTTGACCTCCAGATGTTCGTCCACCTCCAAGGTGTCCCTGGTTCGGGTAAAGGGACTTACGCTCGACTTTTAGAAAAGGTAGTTGGGAAGCCCAATCACACCAGCGCCAAACTTCACAAGCTGGGAGACGACAATGTGATTGCCGCAATCATTGACAAACAGCTAGTTATCTGCCCAGACGAGAAAAAACGGACATGTGATTTTTCCGGGTTGCTCAGTCTCACTGGCGGTGACAATATCCCCTACATAGCCAAATACAAACCACAAGCTAACGGCAAATTCTACGGCACAATCGTGGTAATCAGTAACTCCAACCCATTTGTTGGGGATGTCACGGGCATAGACCGCCGCCTTTCCCTGGTAACATTTGATGAATCATTGCCCATCAGGGATACAGATGTGGAGAACAAAATGCAAGCGGAAGTCCCAGAATTGACTGCGCTTGCCTTAAGAATGCCCGACCAACAGGTGACGAATTTGATCAAAGGGGAGGGGGATGCAGCAATTCCAGATTTTAAACGCCAACAGTGGTTACACAAGACTGAAAATGATTCGGTAGCGTTGTTCATGGAGGAAATGTTAATTCCTGCTAGTCCTGACAAATTCGTCATGTTGGGTGGTAAGGGGGACGATGCCAGGACTTTGTACGGTGCCTATATTCGGATGTGTGACGAAAATAATTCCAAGTCTCTGTTTACCAAAAACAATTTCCGAGGACATTTGCTCGAACTGTGCCGTGAGATGGGATGGCGTTCCGTGAGAGAAGCGAGGCAGGGTAATGGCTGGAGGATATATGGGGTGCTGTTAAGGGAGGTATCTGATACAAGTTCTCGGATTAGCGATCGCTTAGGGGAGTGTAGGGAATGTAGGGAGTGTAAACCAGGTGTAGACCCTAATCGAGACCTGAAACCCTTGTTCAGTAAGGAAAGTGTAGGGAATGTAGATAATTTTATGTCTGATCTATTATCCAAAGAGAATCAGATATCTCATCAACTACGACAAGAAAATAGTCGTGAGGGGAATGTTACATCTCCAATATCATGTGAAGAAAATAATCGTGAGGGGAATGTTACATCTCCAATATCATGTGAAGAAAATAATCGTGAGGGCAATATTCCATCTTCAATGTCGCGTGAAGAAAATAATCGTGAGGGCAATATTCCATCTTCAATGTCGCGTGAAGAAAATAGTCATGAGGGCAATATTCCACCTCCAATGTCGCGTGAAGAAAATAGTCGTGAGGAGAATATTACATCTCCAACATCGCGTGGAGAAAATAGTCGTGAAGAGAATCTTACATCTCCAATAGTCTACACTCCTACACATTCCAGTCAGGGAGAGGATTTGAGGTCTGCACAACCAGAAAAACAGGTCTACACTGCCTACACTGAGACGGACGCTGCTACCACTGAATTAAGCAATCACAGCCCGTCACTACTGGAACAAATGCTTGAGGCGTGGGACACACAAGTTGTGCTGGGTAAATTGGTGCTTTCTGCATCTGAGACGGAGTTGGAAACCGCCACTGCTCAATGTACGCTATCGGAAATAGCCTATATAAAAGAGGCTGCTAATTCTGCATGGCGACCTGGCTTAAACCGGGATGCCGATTACATGGGCAAACGGGTTGAAATCATGCAAGCAGGGCAGAGTCGAGAAATTACAGTAAAAACTCAAGCAGGTAGTTTAATAAAAGTGAAGCGCGGTAATCTGCGTCCCTGGCTTGGGTTGTGA
- a CDS encoding ParM/StbA family protein — MTVEYSNSENWLASVSYCASLRSLELISGKDPGAGYGKAIYGDMTVVVPAAYSLLRNRNINHHETIANSGAWVRYVEGSRSDLKEKQYFWGTAATAQADHTLLHENKALKAELALESILADLAILNVPDGSKLWISLSNHNPEKWEEDIKRKVRGGHTFQHKDPVSREIVTKTIEIAITGIYPEGFGSIAYCLFGNQSLHLDASEIAIALDIGSSTWLITIFNGSGAVIDRHLIEGGCGELHRAIAETLDKRNDGTSLLRKDVKHSPNLVNQGILAGTFTYGGNHLTGKVFKTEYEQCLQTWWDTRIEKFANFVTNSGYLDQAQYLVCWGGGASLPLTQERLTDIGFVTLTEPQFINAQGLKLLTEITLEDISK; from the coding sequence ATGACAGTCGAATATTCAAATTCAGAAAACTGGCTAGCTAGCGTTAGCTATTGTGCCAGTTTGCGCTCGCTCGAACTAATTAGCGGTAAAGACCCCGGTGCAGGTTACGGAAAAGCAATTTACGGCGATATGACAGTTGTTGTACCCGCCGCTTACTCACTCCTGCGGAATCGTAATATTAACCACCATGAAACCATTGCCAATTCGGGAGCGTGGGTGCGCTACGTCGAAGGTTCTCGCTCGGACCTCAAGGAAAAACAATATTTTTGGGGAACAGCAGCCACCGCACAAGCCGACCACACCTTATTGCACGAAAACAAAGCCTTAAAAGCAGAATTAGCGCTAGAGAGCATTCTGGCTGATTTAGCTATTCTCAACGTGCCGGATGGGTCAAAACTGTGGATTAGCTTAAGCAACCACAACCCTGAAAAATGGGAAGAAGATATTAAACGCAAAGTACGGGGAGGTCACACCTTCCAACACAAAGACCCAGTTAGCCGCGAAATAGTCACCAAAACCATAGAAATTGCCATTACTGGCATTTATCCAGAAGGATTTGGCAGCATCGCCTATTGTTTGTTTGGCAATCAATCCTTGCACCTGGATGCTTCAGAAATTGCCATCGCCCTCGATATTGGTTCCTCAACCTGGTTAATTACCATCTTTAACGGCAGTGGCGCAGTCATAGACCGACATCTAATTGAAGGTGGTTGCGGCGAATTACATCGAGCGATCGCAGAAACATTGGATAAGCGCAACGACGGGACAAGCTTGTTGAGAAAAGATGTGAAACATTCTCCCAACCTGGTAAACCAAGGCATCCTAGCCGGAACCTTTACTTATGGGGGCAACCATCTGACTGGAAAAGTATTTAAAACCGAGTATGAACAATGCCTGCAAACATGGTGGGACACCAGGATAGAGAAATTCGCCAACTTTGTCACCAATAGCGGGTATTTAGACCAAGCTCAATACCTTGTGTGTTGGGGTGGGGGTGCAAGTTTGCCTCTCACACAGGAAAGACTGACGGACATAGGTTTTGTCACTCTCACAGAACCTCAATTTATCAACGCTCAAGGATTAAAACTGCTAACTGAAATTACTTTGGAGGACATCAGTAAATGA